A window of the Nocardia sp. NBC_01329 genome harbors these coding sequences:
- a CDS encoding alpha/beta-hydrolase family protein, giving the protein MPDSVTATAPGPVTARSRMRTRLAAAIRSRWPGHLPPVGITLAVTAGTMVSLAPGLLPRTATAQSVLTALTVVVTLGFAWSARFVVRHTAGRIPRTTVRTRAVVCGTAAAGVLGAVVYAGRWQDTLRTAMDVAPAGPGYWASWAFGASLLSAVIVTVVRGCGRLLRRAGWSRALVMAVVAGLPMALFAVPAAVSWGDRTYAAANATADPGLVRPVTVTRSGSAESMVGWSTLGREGQRFVTAGPPGAVRVYVGLRSAPDPAARAALAVRELDRAGGFDRAHLVIAVPTGSGWVDARALRGFGGRFGGDVAVVALQYSYAPSWATFVFGRDSASTSARVLLAAVEQHIATMADPPRLHLYGQSLGAIGGSAVFAGAAEQNRRVCSALWAGMPGGGGPEPGARTAVLANASDPVVHWSLDLLWRPPDLTAARPDAPTPPWLPVASFVQTTADLLGALGAPPGHGHRYDTDQGTALPGCDSA; this is encoded by the coding sequence ATGCCTGACAGCGTCACTGCCACCGCGCCCGGCCCGGTGACGGCGCGATCCCGAATGCGTACCCGGCTCGCTGCCGCCATCCGGTCCCGGTGGCCGGGGCACCTGCCACCCGTAGGGATCACCCTCGCCGTCACCGCGGGGACGATGGTCTCGCTGGCACCCGGTCTGCTACCCCGAACCGCCACCGCGCAATCCGTCCTCACCGCGCTGACCGTGGTCGTGACCCTGGGCTTCGCGTGGTCTGCCCGGTTCGTGGTCCGGCACACCGCCGGCCGCATCCCCCGGACGACGGTACGAACCCGCGCAGTGGTGTGCGGGACCGCTGCCGCCGGTGTCCTCGGCGCGGTGGTCTACGCCGGTCGCTGGCAGGACACGCTGCGGACCGCCATGGATGTCGCCCCGGCCGGACCGGGGTACTGGGCGTCGTGGGCATTCGGCGCGAGCCTGCTGTCCGCGGTGATCGTGACGGTCGTCCGCGGGTGCGGCCGGTTGCTGCGGCGGGCCGGTTGGTCCCGTGCCCTGGTGATGGCCGTGGTCGCGGGTCTGCCGATGGCGCTGTTCGCGGTGCCCGCCGCGGTGAGCTGGGGTGACCGGACCTATGCCGCCGCGAACGCCACCGCCGACCCGGGTCTGGTCCGGCCGGTCACGGTCACCCGGTCCGGCAGCGCCGAATCGATGGTGGGCTGGTCGACGCTGGGACGTGAGGGACAGCGATTCGTCACTGCCGGGCCGCCGGGCGCGGTCCGGGTCTACGTCGGGCTGCGCTCGGCGCCGGATCCGGCGGCGCGCGCCGCGCTGGCCGTCCGGGAACTGGACCGGGCCGGCGGGTTCGACCGCGCCCATCTGGTGATCGCGGTACCCACCGGATCGGGCTGGGTGGACGCGCGGGCGCTGCGCGGTTTCGGCGGGCGGTTCGGCGGGGACGTCGCGGTGGTCGCGTTGCAATATTCCTACGCGCCGAGCTGGGCCACTTTCGTATTCGGCCGCGACTCCGCGTCGACGTCGGCGCGCGTGCTGCTGGCCGCCGTCGAACAGCACATCGCCACCATGGCGGATCCGCCACGTCTGCATCTGTACGGCCAGAGCCTCGGCGCGATCGGCGGTAGCGCGGTGTTCGCCGGCGCGGCCGAGCAGAATCGCCGGGTGTGCTCGGCGCTATGGGCCGGGATGCCCGGCGGCGGGGGCCCCGAACCGGGCGCACGGACCGCGGTACTGGCCAATGCCTCCGATCCCGTCGTGCACTGGTCACTCGACCTGCTGTGGCGGCCGCCGGACCTCACCGCCGCCCGCCCCGACGCGCCGACCCCGCCCTGGCTGCCCGTGGCGAGTTTCGTGCAGACCACCGCGGACCTGCTCGGCGCTCTCGGCGCACCGCCGGGACACGGGCACCGCTACGACACCGACCAGGGCACAGCACTCCCCGGCTGCGACTCCGCGTAG